TTCGTAAAAAAACGATGGCTCAATCATATTTATTAGACGCAAGTCAATTTATTCCTGGCGAGCAATATGAATTAATTGAAGAACCTGGTGTATTATTTATGATCACATATATGAATGGTATTTTTGCTTGGGGTCATAAAAGCACTAATGAAGAAGAAATTGGAATCCCAATCGCATTATTAAAGAAACAAGGAACAAACTAATTCAAAAATATAAAATCAGACTGATTGAAAACTGACTACTTTACTAACGAGCGTTTGGCTGGCATTCAGTCTAAAACCAGGGACGAATTGCCCCTGGCTTTTTATTTTAAAGAATTAATCATTACTAGGATTACTTTTTGCCATTCTTCTTTGTGGACTTGTATTTATTTGACCATTAGGACGTATAGAAGCATTTTTTGATTTATAATCGATATTACCGTCAATTTTCATATCGTGCTTTTGTGCTGAAAAACGTTCGCTTTTTGTTGTCATTAAAAAAACCCCCTAGTTATTAAAACTAATTGATGAAATGAACCATCATCAATATGATGACCATTTTGAATTTAGATATGATGATAATAAATGTTTAAAAATTGGAAGGTGTAATTATATGGAGAAATATTTAGAGCAATTAACTGAGCTTTTATTAAAAGAAAACAGTCATTTAACATATTCACAAGCAAAAATTTGGGTTGAATGGCTATGGGAAGATTTTGAAGCTACTTATGCTAAAGCTGGAGAATATCATGGAGAACAAATGTCTAAAAAGGTTGTTCAACAATTTATATTCCAATATGGAAAATATTTGCATGAAACAGATATAAAAATTGCAAAGCCACCAGGTATAGAAATTATAGAAACGAAAGAGAAGGATAATCTTCTTCATTAATTAAATAACCCTTAGCAAAAAAATTGCTAAGGGTTATTTTTTGGTTTTTCAAGATTCTGCTTTTAGTTTTTTCTGTAATTTTTTCTCACTAAAGATCCAGCCTGTGAATGAACTGATAATATTATGTTCGTAGTCGAATTTAACTACTGCCACAAATGGATAGTATGTTTCTGTCCTGTACCTTAAATCGATTAGTCTTAATTCTTTATGATCATCATGTCCAATCAATTCCCAAATATAAACTGGTGAAAATGCCAGGAATGATTTAACATTTTCATCCTTAAAGGCTGCTTTTACGTCTTCAATTACTGGTAAAGGGATTCTTTTAAATACGTCATTGATTTTAAAAATTCTTTTCTTTATTTTGCCAACGTAATGATGAGAATCTGTACTTGCTACAATATGATAATGAGTGTATTTTATAGAAGGTGAAACATAGACACGTTTTACATCCGGTAATTTTTTTGTGACTGTTTGAATCACGATTTGTTTTTGTCGATATCTAAACGCATAGTAAAAAATCATAATGAAATAGAGCATGACACAGATCGGACCGGCTCTAAAATGAAAAATTACAAATGGAACTCCAACTAAATGGATTGCAAAAATAATTGGATCGAAAGTATTTATAATGCCAAAAGCAATCCAGCGTTTTGAAAAAGGCCTTAGTGCTTGGGTTCCATAGGCATTAAATAAATCAACAAAAACGTGTACACTTACTGCCAGGAAAGACCAAAATAAATAGAGACCAAAGTGTTCTTTATTATTAAATAATGTCATAAGCGCAGAAAGTGATAATGTCCATAAAATGACTGCTGGAATTGAATGCGTAATTCCACGATGATGTTTTAAATATTTTGCGTTATTTCTTAATTTTAAGATCGTATCACTGTCTGGTAATTGTGATCCGATAATGGTTGTTAATAAGAGTGAGTTTGTCAAATGTGGTTCATGTAGGACAATTGGACTCAGGGTTGCTAATCCGCCAAGTGTAAATCCCATTACAAGATGAGTTCCAGTATCCATTTAGTTCCTCCCTTTACTTACCCTTTTAATTTTTATAGTATTGACTATTAACAAAAACATATAGATGTTAGAGAAAGGTATAAGTTATGAATAATGATTTAAATAAGACATTAGAAGTTTTCCCCAAAAATGACTTTAAAAATAATTTAGTTAATTGGTTTTTAGCAGAACAGAGATATTTACCTTGGAGAAAGAATAAAGACCCTTATCGAGTATGGGTTTCAGAAATAATGCTTCAGCAAACACGTGTAGATACAGTAATTCCTTTTTATAATAAGTTTATGCAAAATTTCCCTACTATTGCTGACTTGGCGAATGCCGAAGAAGAAAAAGTACTAAAAGCATGGGAAGGACTTGGTTATTATTCTAGGGCTAGAAATTTGCAATCGGCTGTCCGAGAAGTCCATGAAGAGTATTCAGGTAAAGTACCAGATACGCCAGAATTAATAAGCAAATTAAAAGGTGTAGGACCTTATACTGCTGGAGCAATCCTTAGTATTGCTTACGGTAAACCAGAGCCAGCGGTTGATGGGAATGTAATGAGGGTATTATCTAGAATATTAACAATTTGGGAAGACATTGGAGTACCTAAAAATCGAAAAATATTTGAACAAGCTGTAAGAGCTTTAATAAGTCATGAAGATCCGTCTGCATTTAATCAAGGTTTAATGGAGCTTGGTGCATTAATTTGTACACCAACAAATCCTGCATGTTTACTATGTCCTGTAAGGGAACAATGTTTAGCCTTTGAAACTGGGGTTGTGACTGAGTTACCTATAAAAAGTAAAAAGAAGGCACCTAAACCGATTGATTTAGTAGTGGGTGTCATTAAGAATAGAAATAATCAATATTTAATTCAACAAAGACCTTCAAGTGGATTACTTGCTAATATGTGGGAGTTTCCAACTGCTGAATTACAATCAACCATGTTATCTAAAAGTGATACACTTAGCTTTTTCTTAAATCAAGAATCTCAATTAGTAGTTGAAGGATTATCTTATCAATTTAATATTGAACATGTTTTTTCACATCTTGTATGGAAAATGGAAGTATATGTTGGGGAAGCAATAAATGAAG
This genomic interval from Gottfriedia acidiceleris contains the following:
- a CDS encoding small, acid-soluble spore protein K is translated as MTTKSERFSAQKHDMKIDGNIDYKSKNASIRPNGQINTSPQRRMAKSNPSND
- the mutY gene encoding A/G-specific adenine glycosylase; this encodes MNNDLNKTLEVFPKNDFKNNLVNWFLAEQRYLPWRKNKDPYRVWVSEIMLQQTRVDTVIPFYNKFMQNFPTIADLANAEEEKVLKAWEGLGYYSRARNLQSAVREVHEEYSGKVPDTPELISKLKGVGPYTAGAILSIAYGKPEPAVDGNVMRVLSRILTIWEDIGVPKNRKIFEQAVRALISHEDPSAFNQGLMELGALICTPTNPACLLCPVREQCLAFETGVVTELPIKSKKKAPKPIDLVVGVIKNRNNQYLIQQRPSSGLLANMWEFPTAELQSTMLSKSDTLSFFLNQESQLVVEGLSYQFNIEHVFSHLVWKMEVYVGEAINEGSLSSNQKWVTLDECKELPFPVVHQKIYQQIEKLQ
- a CDS encoding metal-dependent hydrolase, coding for MDTGTHLVMGFTLGGLATLSPIVLHEPHLTNSLLLTTIIGSQLPDSDTILKLRNNAKYLKHHRGITHSIPAVILWTLSLSALMTLFNNKEHFGLYLFWSFLAVSVHVFVDLFNAYGTQALRPFSKRWIAFGIINTFDPIIFAIHLVGVPFVIFHFRAGPICVMLYFIMIFYYAFRYRQKQIVIQTVTKKLPDVKRVYVSPSIKYTHYHIVASTDSHHYVGKIKKRIFKINDVFKRIPLPVIEDVKAAFKDENVKSFLAFSPVYIWELIGHDDHKELRLIDLRYRTETYYPFVAVVKFDYEHNIISSFTGWIFSEKKLQKKLKAES
- a CDS encoding YfhH family protein, encoding MEIPKRYSDLTKDELVQEISNLNHQARKAEQMDMINELEVILRKKTMAQSYLLDASQFIPGEQYELIEEPGVLFMITYMNGIFAWGHKSTNEEEIGIPIALLKKQGTN
- a CDS encoding YfhJ family protein yields the protein MEKYLEQLTELLLKENSHLTYSQAKIWVEWLWEDFEATYAKAGEYHGEQMSKKVVQQFIFQYGKYLHETDIKIAKPPGIEIIETKEKDNLLH